A single genomic interval of Labeo rohita strain BAU-BD-2019 chromosome 13, IGBB_LRoh.1.0, whole genome shotgun sequence harbors:
- the agpat4 gene encoding 1-acyl-sn-glycerol-3-phosphate acyltransferase delta: MIRMGILQVLKTQFLCHLIICYVFLVSGIIINLVQLCTLPLWPINKQLARKINCRLGYSISSQLVALLEWWSGTECTLYTDPESYKLYGKENAIVVLNHNFEIDFMTGWTFCERFGVLGSSKVLAKKELSFVPVIGWMWYFLEIVFCKRKWEEDRKTVVESLQNLRDYPENFWFLLHCEGTRFTEKKHKISMEVAEKKGLPKLKYHLLPRTKGFCVTVQNLRGTVTAVYDSTLNFRNNEMPTLLGVLNGKKYHADLYVRRIPLDTIPEDESECAAWLHKLYQEKDEFQEHYRQTGRFPGPITSPPRRPWALLNWLFWVCLLVYPLCMLLLQLLLSGSTFTVVCTFVFCIAVSVGIRWMIGQTEIDKGSNYGNKDMQMNNN, translated from the exons ATGATAAGGATGGGAATCCTTCAAGTGCTGAAAACTCAGTTTCTGTGCCATCTCATCATCTGTTATGTATTCCTAGTCAGTGGAATTATTATCAACCTGGTGCAGCTTTGTACTCTACCACTGTGGCCCATTAACAAGCAGCTTGCACGCAAGATCAACTGCAGATTGGGTTATTCCATTTCTAGTC aATTGGTGGCATTGTTGGAGTGGTGGTCCGGGACAGAATGTACACTTTACACAGATCCAGAAAGCTATAAATTATATGGCAAAGAAAACGCTATTGTTGTCCTTAATCATAACTTTGAGATCGATTTTATGACCGGCTGGACCTTCTGCGAGAGATTTGGCGTTTTAGGG agcTCAAAGGTGTTGGCAAAAAAGGAACTTTCCTTTGTTCCTGTGATTGGCTGGATGTGGTACTTTCTAGAGATTGTCTTCTGCAAACGGAAATGGGAAGAGGATCGCAAGACAGTAGTGGAAAGCCTGCAGAACCTTCGGGATTATCCAGAAAACTTTTGg TTCCTGTTGCACTGTGAGGGCACACGATTCACAGAAAAGAAGCACAAGATTAGTATGGAGGTGGCAGAAAAGAAAGGTCTACCCAAACTCAAATACCACCTTCTACCTCGGACCAAGGGCTTTTGTGTCACGGTCCAGAACCTCAGGGGAACGG TTACTGCTGTGTACGATTCTACACTTAATTTCAGAAACAACGAAATGCCAACTTTACTAGGGGTGCTCAACGGGAAAAAGTACCATGCTGATTTATATGTGAG GCGGATTCCTCTGGACACAATCCCAGAGGATGAGTCTGAATGTGCAGCCTGGCTTCACAAACTCTATCAGGAAAAA GATGAGTTCCAAGAGCATTACAGACAGACAGGACGTTTTCCGGGTCCTATTACAAGTCCTCCACGCCGACCTTGGGCCCTGCTGAACTGGCTGTTCTGGGTTTGTTTGCTGGTCTACCCTCTCTGCATGTTACTGCTGCAACTGCTGCTATCAGGATCCACCTTCACTGTCGTCTGTACATTTGTCTTCTGCATAGCAG TGTCAGTTGGAATCCGCTGGATGATTGGACAGACTGAGATTGACAAGGGTTCGAACTATGGGAATAAAGACATGCAAATGAACAATAACTGA